DNA from Pseudomonas mendocina:
TGGTCATCAGGTCAGGCTTGAGGCCGTAGTACTGGCTGCCGAACCACTCGCCGGTACGGCCAAAACCGCAGATCACCTCGTCGGCGACGAACAGGATGTCGTACTTCGCCAGGATTTCCTTGATGCGCGGCCAGTAGGTTTCTGGCGGGATGATCACGCCACCCGCGCCCTGGATCGGCTCGGCGATGAAGGCCGCGACATTCTCCTCGCCCAACTCGAGAATCTTCTTCTCCAGCTGGTCGGCCGCCCAGATGCCGAAGGCTTCCGGGCTCATGTCGCCACCTTCACCGAACCAGTACGGCTGCGGAATATGCGCGATGCCAGGGATCGGCAGGTCGCCCTGCTCGTGCATGAACTTCATGCCGCCGAGGCTGGCGCCGGCCACGGTGGAGCCGTGGTAACCGTTGTCGCGACCGATGATGATTTTCTTATTCGGCTGGCCCTTGCACGCCCAGTAGTGGCGAACCAGGCGCAGCATGGTGTCGTTGCCTTCCGAGCCCGAACCGGTGAAGAACACGTGATTCATCCCGGTCGGCGCCAGTTGGGAAATGGCATGGGCCAGCTCCAGCACCGGCGGGTGAGCGGTCTGGAAGAAGGTGTTGTAGAACGGCAACTGGCGCATCTGCGCGCTGGCAGCTTCGACCAGCTCCTCGCGGCCATAGCCAACGGCCACGCACCACAAGCCGGCCATGCCATCGAGGATCTTGTTGCCCTCGCTGTCCCACAGGTGCACACCTTTCGCCTCGGTGATGATGCGCGGGCCCTTCTCGGCCAACTGCTTGTAATCACTGAACGGTGCCAGGTGGTGGGCCTGACTCAGGGCCTGCCAGTGGGCGGTTTTCGAGTTGCTCTGGGCGTTATTCATGGCGCCTCCTTCTATCCGTGACATCACAGGTACCAGCGGTATTCGCGCGGGCTGATGTCGTGCATGAAGGCCAGGTGATCCTGGCGTTTGTTCTCGCAATAAACCATGACGAACTCGCTGCCCAGGCCAGCCGCGACGCGCTCGCTGGCCTGCATGCGACGCACGGCGTCGAGCATGTCCTTGGGAAAGTCGACGCCGCTTTCGCGGTCGTCATTCAGGGGTGCAATGGGCTCGACCTGGGCGTCGAGGCCCTGTTCAATACTGGTCAGCAGCGCCGCCAGCACCAGGTAAGGGTTGGCATCGGCGCCCGGCAGGCGAAATTCCAGGCGCAGATTGCGCGCGTCCGACTCGGGGATACGTACACAGGCGTCGCGATCCTCGAAGCCCCAGCTGGCCTTGCTCGCCGAGTTCACCTGGGCGCCGAAGCGGCGGTAGCTGTTGTGGTTTGGCGCGTAGATCGGCATCAGCTCCGGTAGCAGTTCCAGGCAGCCGGCCACGGCATGCCGCAGCGGACGCTGCTCGTCACGGGCCAGCAGGTTGTCGCCAGCCTCGTCGTACAGGCTGACGTGGATATGCATGCCGCTACCCGGATACTGCAGGTACGGCTTGGCCATGAAGCTGGCGCGATGGCCATGCTTGAGCGCCACGCCACGGGTCACCCTACAGAACAACGCCGACCAGTCGGCAGCCTGCATCGGGTCAGCGTTGTGACTGAAGTTGATCTCGAACTGCCCCGGGCCAATCTCGGCGGTGATAACCGTGGTGTCGATGCCTTGCAGGCGCGCGGTCTCGCTGATGTCGTCGAGCACCTCGGCAAAGCGCGAGAGCCGTTCGATATGCATGTTCGGCTGGTCGTCGGCATCGCCGCTCAGGTCATCGCGCGGATACTGCGGCAGGCCATCCTTGAGCGCCTTGTCGAACAGGTAGAACTCCAGCTCGAAGGCCACCACCGGGCGAATACCACGCGCCGCCAGGCGCTGCAACACACGCGCCAGCACCTCGCGCGGTTCGAACTCGATGGGCGCTTCGGTGCCATCGGAGCTGATCAGCATCTGCCCCAGCGGCTGGCGCTCCCAGTTCACCCGCTTGAGCGTGCCGGGAATCAGCCGCCGTGGCGCATCCGGATCACCGTCATGGAAGCAGTAGTCGCCAATCTCGTAGAGGCCGCCCTGGGCGCCGAGCAGCACGCAGTTCTGCGGCAACTTCAGGGCACTGCCGGCGGCAACCTTCTCCAGCATTTCGATGGGGTAGCGCTTGCCGTAGAAATGCCCAGGAATGTCCAGGCAGATCAGGTCGACGAAGCGCACCTCGGGGTGGGCCTGGCGGAATTGGCGGACTTCGTCGAGCAGCTCGACTCGGGTGGCGTTCATTGTCGTTATTTCCGGGTTCACGGGAAGGTTCAGGTGTAGATCCACAACACCCGCGCGGGGGTGTCGCCTTGGTTGGCATAACGCAGGTGCGCATAGCTCGGCACCTGAAAAACATCGCCGGGATAGAGGGTGGCGCTCTGTTCGTCCTCGCCCAGCCATAGCGTCAGCTGGCCTTCGAGCACGTAACCGGCCTGCTCCGAGCGGTCACTCATCTGCCGCTCGCCACTGCTGGCACCCGGTTCGAGCAGGCTGTCGACCACCATGAAGGCACCCTGCAAAGTCGGCGAAGCCATGATGTCGGTGATCCCACCGGCCAGGTACAAGGTGCGGCGCTCGTCGGGACGGGTGACCCAGTCCAGTGCCTTGGGTTTGGGCAGGCTGTAGAAATAGGTGGTGGGCACGTCGAGTGCCTCGCTGATGGCGGTCAGATCCGCCACCGTCGGCCGCGACAGGCCACGCTCGACCTGCGAGAGAAAGCCCACGGAACGACCGATACGCTCGGCCAGCTCATTGAGGGTGACCTTCTTGTGCTTGCGCAGGTCGTGGATGAGCACGGCCAGAGCGGCCATTTCCAGATTCTTGTCCATATCAGGGCTGTCCATTTCAGAAACTGTCTCTCAGTCGGTACCAAGCCTTACCAATGGCCTCGAGCGGCGCCGCCAGGCGTTCGCCGAACGGGAATTCGGGGTTGTGCAGTTGCCGGTACAACGCCAGTTCGTCGTCATTACCGAGAATGGCATCGCTGACCGCCCGCGCCGCTGCCAGGGTCGGCAACACGCCATGACCGGAAAAACCCTGCAGCCAGTAACGACCATTCTCGCCGCCGATATCCGGCGTGCGGGCACGGGTAATGTCGATATGCCCGCCCCAGGCGAAGTCGATGGCTACGCCTGCAAGTTGCGGAAAGACGCGCTCGAGGAAAGGCCGCGTGGCAGCAGCCATGTCCTTTGGCAAGCCGCCAAGATAGGTGCAGCCACCGCCGAACAGCAGACGGTGATCCGGCGTACGTCGGAAGTAATCGAGGACGAACTGGTTGTCGGTGACGCAGGCGTTGCGCGGCAACAATGCCTCGGCACGCTCGGCGCCCAGCGGTTCGGTGGCGATCTGGTAGGTGCCGACCGGCAGAATGCGCCGGGCCAGACGGGGCTCCAGGCTGTCGACATAGGTGTTGCAAGCCAGGATCAGGTTGTCGGCCTGCACACTACCCTGCTCGGTGCGCACACGGTAGCCATCGCCATGCACGTCCTGGCTCAGCGCACGACTCTGCTCGAAGATCTGCCCACCGGCATGAACGAAGGCCTCAGCCAGACCGAGCGCCAGTTTTAGCGGGTTGAGATGCCCGGCCTCAGGGTCATAGAGGCCGGCGCGATAACGCTCGCTGGCGACCCACTCAGGCATTTGCTCGCGGGACACGAACTGCAGCGCGCGGTGCCCCCATTTGTAGGCGGCCTCCTCCTGCCACTCATGCAGCAACGCCACGCGCCGGGGCAACACTGCCGTCCACAGGTGACCGCGACGGTAGTCGCAGTCGAAGCCATGCCGCTGTGGCAGTTCACGTAGCTCCTGGGCTGCCCAGGTCATGCCACCCCACAGACGACGGGCACGCTCGATGCCCAGCGCCTTCTCCAGCGGTGGCATGTCGCAAGACCAACCCAGAATCGCCTGTCCGCCATTGCGCCCGGAGGCAGCCCAGGCTACGCGACTCGCTTCCAGGAGAATCACCCGCCGACCCGCCAGGGCCAGACGCAATGCGCTGTGCAAGCCACTGAAACCAGCGCCGACCACCAGCACATCACTCTGCAAGTCACTCTGCAGGGTCGGATAGTGCTTCAGTCGCCCACCGCAACTATGGGCGTAGTAGCTATCGACGTGCTCACTGGCGTGGCGAAACATAGACGACTCATGAAATTTAAAATAATTAATTTCATGAAAATCTATAGAGATAAATTCACAAAGGCAAGCCTGAGCGGCTCAGGCGACCTGTTGTTGCAACTCCACCGTACAGTCGAGATGGGTGAACAGCCCTTCATTGATCGCTTGCGCCAATACCAGGCGCAGGCCTTCGCTACCAAGGAAAGCTTCGCGTGCCGCAACCGAGTGCCACTGCCCTTCCACCTGCCAGGTCAGCGGGTCACCACGCAGTGGGAAAACCCGCAGACGCAGACAACCGGGAATGTCACGGCCGATTTCGTCCAACCGGGCCAGGCACTGTCCCAACCGGATCGAACGGTCATGACGAGCACGAATGGTCATACGGTGAATGATGCTCATGGCAACCTCCTGGAATCGCTCAGTACATACCGGCAGCATTTCGCTGCAGGACATGGGGCGCTGCGTTCGGCTCATCGAAAACCACGCGTGCACCGACCTTGGAGTCGAGCCAGGCAGTGGCTAGC
Protein-coding regions in this window:
- a CDS encoding aspartate aminotransferase family protein, which gives rise to MNNAQSNSKTAHWQALSQAHHLAPFSDYKQLAEKGPRIITEAKGVHLWDSEGNKILDGMAGLWCVAVGYGREELVEAASAQMRQLPFYNTFFQTAHPPVLELAHAISQLAPTGMNHVFFTGSGSEGNDTMLRLVRHYWACKGQPNKKIIIGRDNGYHGSTVAGASLGGMKFMHEQGDLPIPGIAHIPQPYWFGEGGDMSPEAFGIWAADQLEKKILELGEENVAAFIAEPIQGAGGVIIPPETYWPRIKEILAKYDILFVADEVICGFGRTGEWFGSQYYGLKPDLMTIAKGLTSGYVPMGGLIVSDKVFEVIEAHGDFNHGFTYSGHPVAAAVGLENLRILKEEGIVERVKAETAPYLQKRLRELADHPLVGEVRGVGMLGAIELVQDKATRKRFSGDVGVGMVCRGHCFNNGLIMRAVGDTMIIAPPLVITQAEVDELVEKARKCLDLTWEQVRSLA
- a CDS encoding glutamine synthetase family protein — translated: MNATRVELLDEVRQFRQAHPEVRFVDLICLDIPGHFYGKRYPIEMLEKVAAGSALKLPQNCVLLGAQGGLYEIGDYCFHDGDPDAPRRLIPGTLKRVNWERQPLGQMLISSDGTEAPIEFEPREVLARVLQRLAARGIRPVVAFELEFYLFDKALKDGLPQYPRDDLSGDADDQPNMHIERLSRFAEVLDDISETARLQGIDTTVITAEIGPGQFEINFSHNADPMQAADWSALFCRVTRGVALKHGHRASFMAKPYLQYPGSGMHIHVSLYDEAGDNLLARDEQRPLRHAVAGCLELLPELMPIYAPNHNSYRRFGAQVNSASKASWGFEDRDACVRIPESDARNLRLEFRLPGADANPYLVLAALLTSIEQGLDAQVEPIAPLNDDRESGVDFPKDMLDAVRRMQASERVAAGLGSEFVMVYCENKRQDHLAFMHDISPREYRWYL
- a CDS encoding XRE family transcriptional regulator — encoded protein: MDKNLEMAALAVLIHDLRKHKKVTLNELAERIGRSVGFLSQVERGLSRPTVADLTAISEALDVPTTYFYSLPKPKALDWVTRPDERRTLYLAGGITDIMASPTLQGAFMVVDSLLEPGASSGERQMSDRSEQAGYVLEGQLTLWLGEDEQSATLYPGDVFQVPSYAHLRYANQGDTPARVLWIYT
- a CDS encoding FAD-binding oxidoreductase, whose protein sequence is MFRHASEHVDSYYAHSCGGRLKHYPTLQSDLQSDVLVVGAGFSGLHSALRLALAGRRVILLEASRVAWAASGRNGGQAILGWSCDMPPLEKALGIERARRLWGGMTWAAQELRELPQRHGFDCDYRRGHLWTAVLPRRVALLHEWQEEAAYKWGHRALQFVSREQMPEWVASERYRAGLYDPEAGHLNPLKLALGLAEAFVHAGGQIFEQSRALSQDVHGDGYRVRTEQGSVQADNLILACNTYVDSLEPRLARRILPVGTYQIATEPLGAERAEALLPRNACVTDNQFVLDYFRRTPDHRLLFGGGCTYLGGLPKDMAAATRPFLERVFPQLAGVAIDFAWGGHIDITRARTPDIGGENGRYWLQGFSGHGVLPTLAAARAVSDAILGNDDELALYRQLHNPEFPFGERLAAPLEAIGKAWYRLRDSF
- a CDS encoding antibiotic biosynthesis monooxygenase; this translates as MSIIHRMTIRARHDRSIRLGQCLARLDEIGRDIPGCLRLRVFPLRGDPLTWQVEGQWHSVAAREAFLGSEGLRLVLAQAINEGLFTHLDCTVELQQQVA